A window of Cryptomeria japonica chromosome 3, Sugi_1.0, whole genome shotgun sequence contains these coding sequences:
- the LOC131874508 gene encoding cytochrome P450 71AU50-like yields the protein MLDMAEIGSAEIQVSRLHMKAIITDMLIAGVETSTTTIEWAMTELLRNPQAMSRAQEEIELKVGRDRMVRESDLVSLHYLRCVVKETLRLHAPAPLLMAHESTQGCNVGEYYIPPETRLFVNVWAIGRDERVWEDPLEFKPERFIASSIDVNGHHFELLSFGTGRRGCPGIYMGLSSVYLVVAQLIHCFHWNVEGDLDREETFGLTLPKKFPISAFPSWKLTTDNPS from the exons ATGCTGGACATGGCTGAGATCGGAAGTGCGGAGATACAAGTCTCTCGGCTTCACATGAAAGCAATCATCACG GATATGTTAATTGCTGGAGTAGAGACATCTACCACAACTATAGAATGGGCAATGACTGAGCTGTTGAGAAACCCTCAAGCAATGTCAAGGGCACAAGAGGAGATTGAATTAAAGGTTGGAAGAGATCGTATGGTAAGAGAGAGTGATCTGGTAAGCTTACACTACTTGCGATGTGTGGTGAAGGAAACTCTTCGACTACATGCACCAGCGCCCTTGCTCATGGCACACGAGTCCACCCAGGGTTGCAATGTTGGAGAATACTACATTCCACCAGAAACAAGGTTATTTGTGAATGTTTGGGCAATCGGAAGAGATGAAAGAGTTTGGGAAGATCCTTTAGAATTCAAGCCCGAGAGATTTATTGCCTCAAGCATAGATGTGAATGGCCACCACTTCGAATTGTTGTCTTTCGGAACAGGAAGGAGAGGATGCCCTGGGATTTACATGGGGCTTTCTTCTGTTTACTTGGTTGTGGCTCAGCTCATACATTGCTTTCATTGGAATGTGGAGGGTGATTTGGATAGGGAGGAAACGTTTGGATTGACCCTACCAAAGAAGTTTCCTATCTCTGCTTTTCCCTCCTGGAAGCTCACCACCGACAACCCATCATAA